From the Ostrinia nubilalis chromosome 8, ilOstNubi1.1, whole genome shotgun sequence genome, one window contains:
- the LOC135073946 gene encoding juvenile hormone esterase-like — protein MDSINTCTIETEDGLVCGYIDTNNKNKYYKFKSIPYARPPVGLLRFRPPLPVTPWTGKMDCTQDSPFAFTYNSMLKEILGSEDCLYIELSTPNIKPDKLLPVMFWIGTYIFSVSIDEYLDPSLLNDQGVVFVRCGFRLGPFGFLSINDFSAPGNCGLKDIVMALKWVQKNIAKFGGDPNNVTIFGSSSGGSAVHLLMLSPMAKGLFHKAISQSSTAFNNWSLGQNPTQQALELTEMLGITKSNNIEVIEELRSVPAEDIMHAFVEMESKLSLLDTRDIFNTSFKPCIEDDYEGVPAFLTKSPMAIIKSGNFNKVPLLIGSNNIEANILEYIKSNFYDEFEKYNENVSLLVPRSLSLHDTKVSKNIGQKLLKFYLADEDKLTENNKSQYLQLISDYYFLYYVNKTVRAHAEFASECPVFYYIFNCPSDWTVPEDLQFLTGLCHSSELPFIFKIKSPDASEAAKTSSKGSRESILTRQRVVKMWTNFARCGNPTPDEDDPLLEIKWDPVENKDKLNYLSIGTELTKGRNPFRERMNFWEEIHTENSLLRMLVHFTNKGISC, from the exons ATGGATAGTATCAACACCTGTACTATCGAAACTGAGGATGGCCTTGTTTGTGGATATATTGATACgaataataagaataaataCTACAAGTTCAAGAGTATACCCTATGCCAGACCTCCTGTGGGATTATTACGATTTAGA CCACCCTTACCAGTTACACCTTGGACTGGAAAAATGGACTGCACACAAGATTCACCATTTGCATTTACTTATAACAGTATGTTAAAAGAAATTTTGGGTTCAGAAGACTGTCTATACATAGAGCTCTCTACACCAAATATCAAACCTGATAAACTATTACCAGTCATGTTTTGGATTGGAACCTACATCTTCTCAGTTTCCATAGATGAGTACTTAGACCCATCATTACTAAATGACCAAGGAGTTGTGTTTGTAAGATGTGGCTTCAGATTGGGGCCATTTGGGTTCCTTTCTATCAATGACTTTTCTGCACCAGGAAATTGTGGCCTAAAAGATATAGTCATGGCACTAAAGTGGGTACAGAAGAACATAGCTAAATTTGGTGGGGACCCAAATAATGTCACAATATTTGGAAGCAGCTCAGGAGGTTCTGCTGTCCATTTGTTAATGTTGTCTCCTATGGCTAAAGGATTATTTCACAAGGCTATTTCTCAGAGTTCTACTGCCTTTAATAATTGGTCACTTGGTCAAAATCCTACGCAGCAAGCTTTGGAGTTGACCGAAATGTTGGGCATAAcaaaatcaaataatattgaAGTCATAGAAGAACTAAGATCAGTGCCAGCTGAAGATATTATGCATGCATTTGTAGAAATGGAAAGTAAATTATCTCTATTAGATACAagagatatttttaatacatCTTTTAAACCATGCATAGAAGATGATTATGAAGGTGTACCAGCATTTCTAACTAAAAGTCCAATGGCAATTATTAAATCAGGAAATTTCAACAAAGTACCTCTTTTGATTGGTAGTAACAATATAGAAGCAAATATATTAGAATATATTAAAAGTAACTTTTATGATGAATTTGAAAAATACAATGAAAATGTTAGTTTACTAGTGCCAAGATCATTATCACTACATGATACCAAAGTATCCAAAAATATTGGCCAAAAGCTTTTAAAATTCTACTTGGCTGATGAGGATaaactgactgaaaataataaatcacaaTATTTGCAGCTGATAAGTGATTATTACTTTCTTTACTATGTAAACAAAACTGTAAGGGCTCATGCTGAATTTGCATCTGAATGTCCtgtattttattacatattcaACTGTCCATCAGACTGGACAGTTCCAGAAGATCTTCAATTTCTAACTGGCTTATGTCACAGCTCGGAACTaccttttatatttaaaattaaatcaccTGATGCATCGGAAGCCGCGAAGACAAGTTCCAAGGGAAGCCGAGAATCTATCTTAACTCGACAGAGAGTGGTTAAAATGTGGACGAACTTTGCAAGATGTGG AAACCCAACACCAGATGAAGATGATCCACTACTAGAGATTAAGTGGGACCCAGTTGAAAACAAGGACAAGTTGAATTATCTCAGCATAGGCACTGAGCTCACTAAAGGCAGAAATCCATTTCGAGAGAGAATGAACTTTTGGGAAGAAATACACACAGAAAATAGTTTATTGAGGATGCTTGTGCATTTTACGAATAAAGGTATATCATGTTAA
- the LOC135074199 gene encoding leucine-rich repeats and immunoglobulin-like domains protein sma-10: MALSLKQCLLLIIVSSWQVTNLASTCPEICSCSNNVTLCQRCSYNITLRECTKVYRVVVCCNEDKQLESLRLKYGNKTLTELSVHYPSTCNVSTVDFDLSAMDTHSLIIRNSNIVKINLNIKTQNVQEIDLSANKLQIIKKGIFNKFINLRKLDLSKNRIISVIEESFSGLNKLESLDLSENNLTLLANVFTPLKNLQHLNLSRNNIEFIHENYFNNWLLQHLDVSHNNLRKLAPGALQLLPNLARLLLTDNPHLGITQLDTQLLVGTGRRLQQIDASRTGLYQVPEAFTHSVRFLSLVGNRISSVRCGDLDSYPLLQSLDFSDNKVTSVEDDSLGRLEMLLFLNLNKNLLTSVPKSLPDELKYLSMNNNLIRNLSIPDFKNLPNLRILLLQNNQIRYIEDHVFDDLLSLEMLDLSNNPVQSFSSSTFDGPLSLRDLRLCYLNLSVPEKDGSFPMSNPESVQMLHLQSSPGLARQLLADSAALAAFSHLQYLDLRMNNLSEVRNDLLFYLSQLKTLRLHGNKINCSSEMWLKDWMTWNKSLSNGETCYYSTSETKTDVTKYNCTFPETFTISESLPPVNLYSTEMINKLLRYYGYLNNKTERAKHETINYPDKGNAVFANKSLTINQRNNLQPQIVRNDSTTSRYENKIPYTDYFNESSAAKVRESTKVLEQNKIQNDQFSIDHKFLDIEPYVYSPPKDTGKLYLDEVSPHKNRSGKRLNTPTNIVSKMNMDEISKNESKLNLLSPNSSGVENDTAEADSTNLNKKTEFSPYQSTHTSYAQYLGTGIVSTLIVMSLILWASFRLRYRRRRVPAVTIEREDQIEVSNISGGVLW, translated from the coding sequence ATGGCTTTATCTCTTAAACAGTGTttacttttaattattgtatcgtCGTGGCAAGTTACGAATTTGGCTTCGACGTGCCCAGAAATATGTTCGTGCAGTAATAACGTGACTTTATGTCAAAGATGTTCTTATAACATAACATTGAGAGAATGTACGAAAGTATATCGTGTGGTGGTGTGCTGTAATGAAGACAAACAGCTGGAATCTTTGAGGCTGAAGTATGGAAACAAAACTCTTACGGAACTTTCAGTGCATTACCCCAGTACGTGCAACGTCAGTACTGTTGATTTTGATTTATCAGCAATGGATACTCACTCACTTATAATTAGAAATAGCAATATTGTCAAGATAAACCTCAATATAAAGACACAGAATGTGCAAGAAATTGATTTGTCCGCAAATAAGTTACAAATCATTAAAAAAGGCATcttcaataaatttattaatctaaggaaaCTAGATCTGAGTAAAAATAGGATCATAAGTGTGATAGAAGAGTCTTTCAGCGGATTAAACAAGCTCGAGTCCTTGGATTTATCTGAAAACAATTTGACCTTGTTAGCGAATGTATTTACACCGCTCAAGAACCTTCAGCATTTGAATCTTAGCAGGAATAATATAGAATTTAttcatgaaaattattttaacaactgGTTACTGCAACATTTGGACGTGTCGCACAATAATTTGAGGAAACTTGCACCGGGAGCGCTGCAGCTGTTGCCGAACTTGGCGCGTCTTCTGCTGACTGACAACCCGCACCTGGGCATCACGCAACTGGACACGCAGCTGCTGGTGGGCACCGGCCGGCGCTTGCAGCAAATCGATGCATCGAGGACCGGTCTCTATCAAGTTCCCGAAGCTTTCACACACTCTGTCCGTTTCCTATCGTTGGTAGGAAACCGCATATCTTCAGTTCGCTGTGGCGATTTAGATAGCTATCCATTGCTTCAATCCCTAGACTTTTCAGACAATAAAGTCACATCTGTTGAAGATGATTCCTTGGGAAGACTCGAaatgcttttatttttaaacttgaatAAGAACCTTCTGACCAGCGTTCCGAAATCTTTACCGGATgagcttaaatatttatctatgaaCAACAATCTAATTAGAAATCTTTCTATACCAGATTTTAAAAATCTGCCCAATCTTCGTATTTtgttattacaaaacaatcaaATACGTTACATTGAAGACCACGTGTTTGATGATTTGCTTTCCCTGGAAATGTTAGATCTTTCAAATAATCCCGTTCAGTCCTTCTCTTCGAGTACATTCGATGGGCCTCTTTCGTTGCGAGATCTCAGGCTCTGTTATTTAAATCTCTCGGTCCCAGAAAAGGATGGTTCATTTCCAATGTCAAATCCGGAAAGCGTGCAAATGTTACACCTACAGTCCAGCCCGGGCCTAGCTCGACAATTACTGGCCGATTCAGCTGCGTTAGCTGCTTTTTCCCACTTACAGTACTTAGATCTAAGAATGAATAACCTTTCTGAAGTTAGGAATGACCTACTTTTTTACTTGAGTCAACTAAAGACACTGAGACTGCAcggtaataaaataaactgcaGTTCTGAAATGTGGTTAAAGGACTGGATGACTTGGAACAAGAGTTTATCAAATGGAGAGACGTGTTATTACTCTACATCAGAAACTAAGACCGATGTAACAAAATACAATTGTACCTTCCCCGAAACATTCACTATAAGCGAAAGCTTACCACCTGTAAACTTGTATAGTACTgaaatgattaacaaattactTCGATATTACGGCTACCTCAATAACAAAACAGAAAGAGCTAAACACGAGACAATCAATTACCCCGATAAAGGTAATGCTGTTTTTGCGAACAAGTCGTTAACAATAAATCAGAGAAATAATTTACAACCACAGATAGTACGCAACGACAGCACGACATCAAGATACGAAAATAAAATTCCTTATACCGATTATTTCAATGAAAGCTCTGCTGCTAAAGTTAGAGAATCGACTAAAGTTttggaacaaaataaaatccaaaaCGATCAGTTCAGTATTGATCACAAGTTTTTAGATATTGAACCATATGTTTACTCACCACCTAAAGATACGGGTAAATTGTATCTGGATGAGGTCAGTCCTCATAAAAATAGATCTGGAAAACGACTAAATACTCCAACTAACATAGTGAGTAAAATGAATATGGATGAAATATCCAAAAatgaatcaaaattaaatttattgtcACCTAATTCAAGTGGAGTAGAAAACGACACTGCGGAAGCTGATTCgactaatttgaataaaaaaacagAATTCTCTCCTTACCAGTCTACTCATACAAGCTACGCACAATACCTAGGAACAGGCATTGTATCGACCCTAATAGTGATGTCCTTAATTTTATGGGCAAGCTTCCGATTGAGATACAGAAGAAGACGGGTACCAGCTGTTACAATAGAGCGAGAGGACCAAATAGAGGTGTCCAATATATCCGGCGGGGTGCTGTGGTGA